One Tolypothrix bouteillei VB521301 DNA window includes the following coding sequences:
- a CDS encoding DNA-directed RNA polymerase subunit gamma produces MRAAQNNQFDYVKIGLASPERIRAWGERTLPNGQVVGEVTKPETINYRTLKPEMDGLFCERIFGPAKDWECHCGKYKRVRHRGIVCERCGVEVTESRVRRHRMGYIKLAAPVAHVWYLKGIPSYIAILLDMPLRDVEQIVYFNSYVVLNQGNAETLSYKQLLSEDQWLEIEDQIYAEDSTLSGVEVGIGAEALLRLLADINLEQEAESLREEITTAKGQKRAKLIKRLRVIDNFIATGSKPEWMVMTVIPVIPPDLRPMVQLDGGRFATSDLNDLYRRVINRNNRLARLQEILAPEIIVRNEKRMLQEAVDALIDNGRRGRTVVGANNRPLKSLSDIIEGKQGRFRQNLLGKRVDYSGRSVIVVGPKLHIHQCGLPREMAIELFQPFVIHRLIKSGMVNNIKAAKKLISRSDPSVWDVLEEVIEGHPVLLNRAPTLHRLGIQAFEPILVEGRAIQLHPLVCPAFNADFDGDQMAVHVPLSLESQAEARLLMLASNNVLSPATGKPIITPSQDMVLGAYYLTAENPNAKKGAGRYFASLDDVIMAYDQKQVELHAYIYVRFDGEVESGEADTEPVEVTTNEDGTRTLMYKFRRVREDAQGEMISQYIRTTPGRVIYNKAIQEALAS; encoded by the coding sequence ATGAGAGCAGCACAAAACAATCAGTTTGACTATGTTAAAATTGGGTTGGCTTCCCCCGAACGGATTCGAGCTTGGGGTGAAAGAACTCTACCTAACGGTCAAGTCGTAGGTGAAGTGACCAAGCCAGAGACAATAAATTACCGGACTTTAAAGCCAGAGATGGATGGCTTGTTCTGCGAGCGAATTTTTGGTCCGGCGAAAGATTGGGAATGTCACTGCGGAAAATATAAGAGAGTCCGTCACCGTGGAATCGTGTGCGAACGTTGCGGTGTAGAAGTTACTGAATCTCGCGTGCGCCGCCACCGCATGGGCTATATTAAGCTCGCTGCTCCAGTCGCTCACGTTTGGTATCTTAAAGGGATTCCCAGCTATATCGCTATCCTGCTAGATATGCCTTTGCGGGATGTAGAACAAATTGTTTATTTCAACTCCTACGTTGTTCTCAATCAAGGGAATGCAGAAACTTTAAGTTACAAACAACTTCTAAGTGAAGACCAGTGGTTGGAAATAGAAGACCAAATTTATGCTGAAGATTCTACCCTCTCTGGGGTAGAGGTAGGTATTGGTGCGGAAGCGCTTTTGCGGTTGCTTGCGGATATTAACTTAGAGCAAGAAGCGGAATCTTTGCGAGAAGAAATTACTACAGCTAAAGGACAAAAGCGAGCAAAGTTAATTAAGCGCTTAAGGGTTATTGACAACTTTATTGCAACTGGTTCTAAACCAGAATGGATGGTCATGACGGTGATCCCCGTGATCCCTCCAGACTTGCGCCCAATGGTACAGCTTGATGGTGGACGATTTGCAACCAGCGACTTGAACGACCTTTATCGTCGAGTTATCAACCGCAACAACCGTCTCGCTCGTTTGCAGGAAATTTTAGCTCCAGAAATTATTGTTCGGAACGAAAAGCGAATGCTGCAAGAAGCAGTGGATGCTTTGATTGATAACGGTCGTCGGGGACGCACCGTTGTTGGAGCAAATAACAGACCGCTAAAATCTCTATCCGACATTATTGAAGGTAAGCAAGGTCGTTTCCGTCAAAACTTGTTGGGTAAACGGGTTGACTACTCCGGACGTTCGGTCATTGTGGTAGGACCAAAACTCCACATTCACCAGTGCGGTTTGCCTAGAGAAATGGCAATTGAGTTATTCCAACCGTTTGTTATCCATCGACTGATTAAGAGCGGTATGGTGAATAACATCAAAGCTGCGAAAAAGCTAATTTCTCGTTCCGATCCCAGCGTTTGGGATGTTTTGGAAGAAGTGATTGAAGGACACCCCGTCTTGCTTAACCGTGCGCCAACACTACACCGTTTGGGTATCCAAGCGTTTGAACCAATTTTGGTGGAAGGAAGGGCGATTCAATTGCACCCACTTGTGTGTCCGGCGTTTAATGCTGACTTTGATGGTGACCAAATGGCGGTACACGTACCATTGTCTTTGGAATCTCAAGCAGAAGCGCGGCTACTGATGTTGGCATCTAATAACGTTTTGTCACCAGCGACTGGTAAGCCAATTATTACACCCAGCCAAGACATGGTTTTGGGAGCGTATTACTTAACAGCAGAAAATCCCAACGCCAAAAAAGGCGCAGGACGCTACTTTGCTTCTTTAGATGATGTCATTATGGCTTACGACCAGAAGCAAGTGGAACTGCACGCTTATATCTATGTAAGGTTTGATGGCGAAGTAGAGTCTGGTGAAGCAGATACAGAACCAGTAGAAGTGACAACGAACGAAGATGGAACTCGCACGTTAATGTATAAGTTCCGCCGCGTCCGAGAAGATGCTCAAGGTGAGATGATTTCTCAGTATATTCGGACAACT